One Rosa chinensis cultivar Old Blush chromosome 5, RchiOBHm-V2, whole genome shotgun sequence genomic region harbors:
- the LOC112203706 gene encoding receptor kinase-like protein Xa21, producing MRGSIPSDIGNMSSLIALSLDYNQLSGPIQTTMGSLKNLQRSYMNDNQLQGYIPYELCQLENLVDLLLGDIGNLKVVTDIDLSSNHLSGIIPGSIGGLQDLVNLSLASNNLEGLIPTSFDNMLSLELLDLSQNNLSGEIPKSLEALLHLRYLNMSFNRLRGDIPTGGPFRNFSAQSFVSNSALCGAPQLHIAACKNRTIKLHSTKARGSILKYAIPGIMSVILLVTSISMLILCRKRHVEVARETTLWPQLQWRRVSYQELRTVTNGFNESNLLGSGGFGSVYKGTLSDGINVAIKVFNLQLEGAFLSFDTKCEILGSIRHRNLIKIISCCSQIDFKAVVLDYMPNGSLEKWLYSQNFCFNILQRLNIMIDVASALEYLHHGTEIPIVHCDLKPSNILLDDDMVGHVADFGIARLLGGGDSITQTMTLATIGYMAPGVALANFLLLLTLYDYFLNYEECLFISYFH from the exons ATGAGGGGTAGCATTCCCAGTGATATTGGCAATATGAGCAGCTTGATAGCCTTATCCCTGGATTACAATCAATTAAGTGGACCAATTCAAACTACAATGGGAAGCCTAAAGAATCTCCAAAGGTCGTACATGAACGATAACCAACTGCAAGGATACATCCCATATGAACTCTGTCAACTAGAAAACCTAGTCGATTTGCTGTTGGGTG ATATTGGTAATTTGAAAGTTGTGACAGATATTGATTTATCAAGCAACCATTTATCTGGGATTATACCAGGAAGCATTGGGGGTCTTCAAGATTTGGTCAATCTCTCCTTGGCAAGTAACAATTTAGAAGGCCTTATTCCTACTTCATTCGACAACATGCTAAGCCTGGAACTCTTGGATTTATCCCAAAACAATCTATCTGGTGAgattccaaagtctctagaAGCACTCTTGCACCTTAGATATTTGAATATGTCTTTCAACAGACTCCGCGGAGACATTCCAACAGGTGGGCCTTTCAGAAACTTCTCTGCTCAATCATTTGTCTCAAATAGTGCACTTTGTGGTGCACCCCAACTACATATTGCAGCATGCAAAAACAGAACAATCAAGCTGCATTCAACTAAAGCTAGAGGATCCATCTTAAAGTATGCTATTCCAGGGATCATGTCAGTGATACTCCTAGTGACCTCTATATCAATGTTGATACTATGCAGAAAAAGGCATGTGGAAGTTGCAAGAGAGACTACCTTGTGGCCTCAACTTCAATGGAGAAGAGTTTCATATCAAGAGCTTCGAACTGTTACTAATGGATTTAATGAAAGCAACTTGCTTGGCAGTGGGGGGTTTGGCTCAGTGTATAAAGGAACACTATCAGATGGGATAAATGTTGCGATAAAGGTTTTCAATTTACAGTTAGAAGGGGCGTTCCTGAGTTTTGATACCAAATGTGAAATTCTGGGCAGTATTCGTCATAGAAACCTTATCAAAATCATCAGTTGTTGTAGCCAAATTGATTTCAAAGCCGTGGTACTGGACTACATGCCTAATGGGAGCCTAGAGAAATGGTTGTATTCTCAAAACTTTTGTTTCAACATCCTGCAGAGGTTGAATATAATGATAGATGTTGCATCGGCATTGGAATACCTTCATCATGGTACTGAAATACCAATTGTCCACTGCGATTTGAAGCCCAGCAATATATTGTTAGATGATGATATGGTTGGACATGTTGCTGACTTTGGTATTGCAAGACTCTTGGGTGGAGGAGATTCCATCACTCAAACCATGACACTAGCCACAATTGGATATATGGCTCCAGGTGTTGCACTTgctaattttttgttgttgttgacatTATATGATTATTTCCTGAACTATGAAGAATGTTTATTTATAAGTTATTTTCATTAA